Proteins encoded within one genomic window of Girardinichthys multiradiatus isolate DD_20200921_A chromosome 21, DD_fGirMul_XY1, whole genome shotgun sequence:
- the si:dkey-12l12.1 gene encoding uncharacterized protein si:dkey-12l12.1, with translation MGFSVWLCVLCLQASLLSYTLDCSEGIQGELCAGGQTADRQHDDKRPQRGLHLPEQLDLFRRKRQLERTGPTHLSHPSLPGAVSVKGFPNTLIQADRSRRHLIKAVNKKKNWHKHRAGSFSLLRNNKTANPLQVTRVRRQVKLDPPKRGKSGRSGAFSVLGDPQADGQSERPERSM, from the exons ATGGGGTTTAGTGTCTGGCTGTGTGTTCTGTGCCTGCAGGCAAGCCTGCTGTCGTACACCCTGGACTGCTCAGAGGGAATCCAGGGAGAGCTGTGTGCTGGTGGACAGACCGCAGACAGACAG caTGATGACAAAAGACCACAGAGAGGGCTACACTTACCTGAACAGCTG GATTTGTTCAGACGTAAGCGGCAGTTGGAGCGGACGGGCCCCACCCACCTGAGTCACCCCAGCCTACCAGGAGCCGTCTCTGTCAAGGGCTTCCCTAACACTCTCATCCAG GCTGATAGGTCGAGGAGACACTTGATTAAAGCTGTGAATAAGAAGAAGAACTGGCATAAACACCGTGCAGGCTCTTTCTCCCTCCTTAGAAACAACAAGACAGCCAACCCCCTACAG GTGACCAGAGTGAGAAGACAGGTGAAGCTTGATCCACCCAAGAGGGGGAAGTCAGGTCGTTCTGGAGCATTCTCAGTACTG GGAGATCCTCAGGCTGACGGACAGAGCGAAAGGCCTGAAAGGAGCATGTAA